ACTGCGCATTCACCATCACCTGTTGGTCGGTGAAAACACCAAGACCGACAGCATCAGCCGCATCTATTCCCACGCCCAGTCCCTGGCCCAGTGCCGCAAGTGGCTGGACGCCCATTACCCGAATGTCGAGCGCGTAGCGGTTTCGAGCAACGCCGAAGCGGCCAAGCGGGTCAAGGGTGAGTGGAACTCGGCGGCGATTGCCGGCGACATGGCCGCTGGTCTGTACGGGTTGACGCGTCTGGCCGAAAAAATCGAGGATCGTCCGGACAACTCCACGCGATTCCTGATGATCGGCAGCCAGGAAGTGCCGCCGACCGGCGACGACAAAACCTCGATCATCGTGTCCATGAGCAACAAACCCGGCGCGCTCCACGAGCTGCTGGTGCCGTTCCATGACAATGGCATCGACCTGACGCGCATCGAAACCCGTCCGTCGCGCAGCGGTAAATGGACCTACGTGTTCTTCATCGACTTTGTCGGCCACCATCGCGATCCGCTGATCAAAGGTGTGCTGGAAAAGATCAGTCAGGAAGCAGTAGCACTCAAAGTGCTGGGTTCCTACCCGAAAGCAGTTCTCTAAGGGCGGTAGCAAATGAGTGGCAATTTCCTCGCTCTGGCACAGCCGGGCGTGCAACAACTTTCGCCTTACGTTCCGGGCAAGCCCGTGGACGAACTGGCCCGTGAGCTGAACCTCGATCCGGCCAATATCGTCAAACTGGCGAGCAACGAAAACCCGTTGGGCGCCAGTCCCAAGGCATTGGCAGCGATTCGCGACGCGCTGGCCGAGCTGACCCGCTATCCGGACGGCAACGGTTTTGCGCTCAAGACCCTGCTGGCCGATCAGTGCCGCGTCGAGCTGAACCAAGTGACGCTGGGCAATGGCTCCAACGACATTCTGGAGCTGGTGGCGCGTGCCTATCTGGCGCCAGGCCTGAACGCGGTGTTCAGCGCCCATGCATTTGCGGTCTATCCGATCGTGACCCAGGCCGTTGGTGCCCAGGCAAAAGTGATCCCGGCCAAAGACTGGGGCCACGATCTGTCGGCCATGCTGGCCGCGATCGATGCCGATACCCGCGTGGTGTTCATCGCCAACCCGAACAACCCGACCGGGACTTGGTTCGACGCCCAGACGCTGGATGACTTCCTGCAGGACGTGCCGGCCCATGTGCTGGTGGTGCTGGACGAGGCCTACATCGAATACGCCGAAGGCAGCGACTTGCCGGATGGCCTGGACTTCCTCGCGGCCTATCCGAACCTGCTGGTTTCGCGCACGTTCTCCAAGGCCTATGGCCTGGCATCGCTGCGGGTCGGCTACGGCTTGTCTTCGGCCATCGTCGCCGATGTGCTGAATCGCGTGCGTCAGCCATTCAACGTCAACAGCCTCGCACTGGCCGCCGCGTGTGCTGCGCTGCAAGACGTCGACTACCTGGCCGAAAGCCGTCGCCTGAACGAATCCGGCATGCAGCAGCTGCAAACGGGTTTCCGTGAGCAGGGGCTGAGCTGGGTTCCATCCAAAGGCAACTTCATCTGTGTCGATCTGGGGCGCGTTGCGGCTCCGGTGTTCGAGGGGCTGCTGCGCGAAGGCGTGATCGTGCGTCCGGTGGCCAACTACGGTATGCCGAACCACCTGCGTATCACCATCGGTTTGCCGGCGGAAAACAGCCGCTTCCTCGAGGCGCTGGCCAAGGTTATGGCTCGTGGTTGATGTCACTGCGCTGCAATCTGCGCCACCTATGATCGGTCGCCTGGTGGTGGTCGGTCTGGGCTTGATCGGCGGTTCGTTTGCCAAAGGCTTGCGTGAAAGCGGTCTATGCCGCGAAGTGGTCGGGGTCGATCTCGACCCGCAGTCGCGCAAGCTGGCGGTCGAGTTGGGCGTGGTGGATCGCTGCGAAGAAGACCTGGCTAAGGCTTGCCAGGGCGCTGACGTGATTCAGCTGGCGGTGCCGATCCTGGCCATGGAGAAATTGCTCGCGCTGCTGGCGAGCATGGACCTGGGGCAAGCGATTCTGACCGACGTCGGTAGCGCCAAGGGCAATGTGGTGCGCGCGGCGACCGAAGCGTTTGGCGGCATGCCGGCGCGTTTCGTGCCGGGGCATCCGATTGCCGGTTCCGAGCAGAGCGGGGTGGAAGCCTCCAATGCCGAGCTGTTCCGTCGCCATAAAGTGATTCTGACGCCGCTGGATCAAACCGATCCGGCCGCGTTGGCAGTGGTTGACCGGTTGTGGCGCGAACTGGGCGCCGACGTCGAGCACATGCAGGTCGAGCGTCACGACGAAGTGTTGGCGGCGACCAGCCATTTGCCGCACTTGCTGGCATTCGGTTTGGTCGATTCGTTGGCCAAACGCAATGAAAATCTTGAGATCTTCCGTTACGCTGCGGGCGGTTTCCGCGATTTCACAAGAATCGCCGGTAGCGACCCGGTCATGTGGCACGACATCTTCCTCGCCAACCGCGAAGCTGTCCTGCGCACACTCGATACATTTCGCAGCGACCTCGACGCCTTGCGCGACGCGGTCGATGCAGGGGATGGGCACCAATTGTTGGGCGTGTTCACGCGCGCCCGGGTTGCCCGCGAGCATTTCAGTAAAATCCTGGCCCGCCGGGCCTATGTGGACGCTATGAATTCCAACGATCTGATTTTCCTGGCACAACCTGGTGGCCGCCTGACTGGGCGGATTCGTGTACCGGGCGACAAATCGATTTCCCACCGCTCGATCATGCTCGGTTCCCTGGCCGAAGGCGTCACCGAAGTGGAAGGTTTCCTCGAGGGCGAAGACGCTCTGGCGACCCTGCAAGCTTTCCGCGACATGGGTGTCGTCATCGAAGGTCCGCACCATGGTCGTGTGACCATCCACGGCGTCGGCCTGCATGGCCTGAAGCCTGCGCCGGGCCCGATCTATCTGGGCAACTCCGGCACCTCGATGCGTCTGCTGTCTGGCCTGTTGGCTGCGCAGAACTTCGACAGCACGCTGACCGGCGACGCTTCGCTGTCCAAGCGTCCGATGAATCGCGTGGCCAATCCGCTGCGTGAAATGGGTGCCGTGATCGAGACCGCCGCTGAAGGTCGTCCACCGATGACCATTCGTGGCGGCAACAAGCTCAAGGGCCTGACTTACACCATGCCGATGGCCAGCGCCCAGGTTAAATCCTGCCTGTTGCTGGCGGGTCTGTATGCCGAAGGCAAGACCACCGTCACCGAGCCGGCACCGACTCGCGACCATACCGAGCGCATGCTGCGTGGCTTCGGCTACCCGGTGACCGTCAACGGCGCGACTGCCTCGGTCGAGTCCGGCCACAAGTTGACCGCGACCCACATTGAAGTGCCGGGCGATATCTCGTCGTCGGCGTTCTTCCTGGTGGCGGCGTCGATTGCCGAAGGTTCGGAGCTGGTGCTTGAGCACGTCGGCATCAACCCGACCCGTACCGGTGTGATCGACATTCTGCGCCTGATGGGCGCTGACATCACCCTGGAAAATCAGCGTGAAGTCGGCGGTGAACCGGTAGCTGACCTGCGCGTACGGGCAGCTAAACTCAAAGGTATCGAGATCCCTGAGGCGCTGGTTCCACTGGCGATCGACGAGTTCCCGGTGCTGTTCGTGGCTGCTGCATGTGCCGAAGGGCGCACCGTGCTGCGCGGCGCCGAAGAACTGCGCGTGAAGGAGTCGGACCGGATTCAGGTGATGGCGGATGGTCTGCTGGCGCTGGGCGTCAAGTGCGAGCCTACCCCGGACGGCCTCATCATCGACGGCGGCCAGATCGGCGGCGGCGAAGTGCACGGTCACGGCGATCACCGGATTGCCATGGCCTTCAGCGTGGCCTCTTTGCGCGCTAGCGCGCCGATCCGCATCCATGATTGCGCCAACGTCGCGACCTCGTTCCCGAACTTCCTCGCGCTGTGCGCGCAGGTTGGTATCCGTGTGGCGCAAGAGGCTCAATCGTGATCAGCATCGCACCGGTCATCACCATTGATGGGCCAAGCGGCTCTGGCAAGGGGACTGTCGCCGGCATGCTGGCCAAGCGCCTGGGCTGGAACCTGCTGGATTCCGGTGCGCTGTATCGATTGCTGGCGTTCGCGGCGCATAACCATGGCGTCGACCTAACCAATGAGGAATTGCTCAAAAAACTTGCCGCTCATCTGGATGTGCAATTCATCGCGGCGACCGACGGTCAGCTGCAGCGCATCATTCTGGAAGGTGACGAAGTCAGCGATGTCATTCGTACTGAAAGTATCGGCTCGGGTGCTTCGCAGGTCGCTGCGTTGCCCGCCGTGCGTGAGGCGCTGCTGCAGCGCCAGCGTGCGTTCCAGGAAGCGCCGGGCCTGGTGGCCGATGGTCGCGACATGGGCACGGTGGTATTTCCCGACGCGCCATTGAAGATTTTCCTCACCGCCAGTGCCGAGGAGCGTGCGCGCCGTCGATACTTGCAGTTGAAGGGCAAAGTCGATGGTGTTAGTCTGTCGAGTCTGCTAGATGAGATACGTGCACGCGATGAGCGTGACACCCAGCGAGCGGTAGCCCCGCTCAAACCGGCGGCTGACGCCATACAGCTGGATTCCACGGAATTATCCATCGATCAGGTGCTGGAACGCATCATGAGCGAGATCGCCATTCGCGATATCGCCGGGTGACCAAGAAGGCCGCAGGAGACCAGTCATAGTCCTGCGGTGGCTTCTTTTAAATGAAACTAACCCACACCGTCTGGGGTGTGGAGATGGGCGTATTCTTCGCCCTCATCAACAGGAATTAAAATGAGCGAAAGCTTTGCGGAACTCTTTGAAGAAAGCCTAAAAACCCTGAACCTTCAGGCAGGCTCCATCATCACCGGTGTTATCGTTGATATCGATTACCAAGCTCGCTGGGTAACCGTTCACGCTGGCCTGAAGTCTGAAGCACTCATCCCGCTTGAGCAGTTCTACAACGACGCTGGCGAACTGAACATCAACGTCGGTGACGAAGTTCACGTTGCGCTGGACTCGGTTGAAGACGGCTTTGGTGAAACCAAGCTGTCCCGTGAAAAAGCCAAGCGCGCTGAATGCTGGATTGTTCTGGAAGCAGCCTTCGCAGCCGAAGAAGTGGTCAAGGGCGTTATCAACGGTAAGGTTAAAGGCGGCTTCACTGTCGACGTTAACGGCATCCGTGCGTTCCTGCCAGGTTCTCTGGTTGACGTCCGTCCAGTGCGCGACACCACGCACCTGGAAGGCAAAGAGCTGGAATTCAAGGTCATCAAGCTCGACCAGAAACGCAACAACGTTGTCGTTTCCCGTCGCAGCGTCCTCGAAGCCGAGAACTCCGCCGAGCGTGAAGCTCTGCTGGAATCCCTGCAGGAAGGCCAACAAGTCAAAGGTATCGTCAAGAACCTCACCGATTACGGCGCATTCGTCGATCTGGGTGGCGTCGATGGCCTGCTGCACATTACCGACATGGCTTGGAAGCGTATCAAGCATCCTTCCGAAATCGTCAACGTTGGCGACGAGATCGATGTCAAGGTTCTGAAGTACGATCGCGAACGCAATCGTGTTTCCCTGGGCCTCAAGCAACTGGGCGAAGATCCATGGGTTGCTATCAAAGCCCGCTACCCAGAAAGCACTCGCGTTACCGCTCGTGTAACCAACCTGACCGACTACGGCTGCTTCGCTGAGCTGGAAGAAGGCGTTGAAGGTCTGGTACACGTTTCCGAAATGGACTGGACCAACAAGAACATCCACCCTTCGAAAGTCGTACAAGTCGGCGACGAAGTGGAAGTCATGGTTCTGGACATCGACGAAGAGCGTCGTCGTATCTCCCTCGGCATCAAACAGTGCAAATCTAACCCATGGGAAGATTTCTCTGGCCAGTTCAACAAGGGCGATAAAATCTCCGGCACCATCAAGTCGATCACCGATTTCGGTATCTTCATTGGTCTGGACGGCGGCATCGACGGTCTGGTTCACCTGTCCGACATCTCCTGGAACGAAGTGGGCGAAGAAGCCGTTCGCCGTTTCAAGAAGGGCGACGAGCTGGACACCGTTATCCTGTCGGTTGACCCAGAGCGCGAGCGCATCTCCCTGGGTATCAAGCAACTGGAAAGCGATCCGTTCTCCGAGTACGTTCAAGAGAACGACAAAGGCGCCATCGTTAAAGGCATCGTGAAAGAAGTTGACGCTAAAGGCGCCATCATCACTCTGGCCGACGATATCGAAGCGACTCTGAAAGCCTCCGAAATCAGCCGTGACCGCGTTGAAGACGCGCGCAACGTTCTGAAAGAAGGCGAAGAAGTAGAAGCCAAGATCATCAGCGTTGACCGCAAGAGCCGCGTAATCCAGCTCTCGATCAAGTCGAAAGACGTTGAAGACGAGAAAGAAGCCATCCAAAGCTTGAAAGACAAGCCTTCGGATAGCATCGCTGCTGGTCCTACCACTCTGGGCGACCTGTTGCGTGCACAAATGGAAAAACAGAACTGAGTTCTGTCAGGCCATAGAAAAAGGGCGACTTCGGTCGCCCTTTTTTGCGCCTGCGATTTGATGAATCTCAAGCGTGCTGATGCTGCGATATTTCTTTCGCGAAACCAATGATCTGCATAAGCTGTCTGTAACTTCATACAGGTCAATCGTCTATTCAAGGCTAGGCTTAGTCTGAAGTGAACGATCGCAGGGCAGTGCGCCCGGCATAAGGAAATAAATGAACAAGCTCATTGTCGTGATAGCAGTACTGACATTGGCGGGCTGTACCACCAATGCCAAGACTCATGCGGTACGCGGAGTCAGTGGCATAGAGATCGATTGTTCAGGGCTGGGCTCAGGATGGGAGAGGTGTCACAAGCGAGCCGCCAAGGAGTGTAAGGGTGCAGGCTATAAAGTCGTCGTAAGATCCGACGATGCAAAAGAAGAGGATGAATTCCCTTTCGGCTTCAATCCAGCGGGTTATCTGACGCGGACCATGCTGGTTATCTGTCGATGAGTAGGGGGTTGAGCAAGCCCGTGCTGCTCTGA
The window above is part of the Pseudomonas sp. B21-048 genome. Proteins encoded here:
- the hisC gene encoding histidinol-phosphate transaminase gives rise to the protein MSGNFLALAQPGVQQLSPYVPGKPVDELARELNLDPANIVKLASNENPLGASPKALAAIRDALAELTRYPDGNGFALKTLLADQCRVELNQVTLGNGSNDILELVARAYLAPGLNAVFSAHAFAVYPIVTQAVGAQAKVIPAKDWGHDLSAMLAAIDADTRVVFIANPNNPTGTWFDAQTLDDFLQDVPAHVLVVLDEAYIEYAEGSDLPDGLDFLAAYPNLLVSRTFSKAYGLASLRVGYGLSSAIVADVLNRVRQPFNVNSLALAAACAALQDVDYLAESRRLNESGMQQLQTGFREQGLSWVPSKGNFICVDLGRVAAPVFEGLLREGVIVRPVANYGMPNHLRITIGLPAENSRFLEALAKVMARG
- the rpsA gene encoding 30S ribosomal protein S1, with product MSESFAELFEESLKTLNLQAGSIITGVIVDIDYQARWVTVHAGLKSEALIPLEQFYNDAGELNINVGDEVHVALDSVEDGFGETKLSREKAKRAECWIVLEAAFAAEEVVKGVINGKVKGGFTVDVNGIRAFLPGSLVDVRPVRDTTHLEGKELEFKVIKLDQKRNNVVVSRRSVLEAENSAEREALLESLQEGQQVKGIVKNLTDYGAFVDLGGVDGLLHITDMAWKRIKHPSEIVNVGDEIDVKVLKYDRERNRVSLGLKQLGEDPWVAIKARYPESTRVTARVTNLTDYGCFAELEEGVEGLVHVSEMDWTNKNIHPSKVVQVGDEVEVMVLDIDEERRRISLGIKQCKSNPWEDFSGQFNKGDKISGTIKSITDFGIFIGLDGGIDGLVHLSDISWNEVGEEAVRRFKKGDELDTVILSVDPERERISLGIKQLESDPFSEYVQENDKGAIVKGIVKEVDAKGAIITLADDIEATLKASEISRDRVEDARNVLKEGEEVEAKIISVDRKSRVIQLSIKSKDVEDEKEAIQSLKDKPSDSIAAGPTTLGDLLRAQMEKQN
- a CDS encoding bifunctional prephenate dehydrogenase/3-phosphoshikimate 1-carboxyvinyltransferase encodes the protein MIGRLVVVGLGLIGGSFAKGLRESGLCREVVGVDLDPQSRKLAVELGVVDRCEEDLAKACQGADVIQLAVPILAMEKLLALLASMDLGQAILTDVGSAKGNVVRAATEAFGGMPARFVPGHPIAGSEQSGVEASNAELFRRHKVILTPLDQTDPAALAVVDRLWRELGADVEHMQVERHDEVLAATSHLPHLLAFGLVDSLAKRNENLEIFRYAAGGFRDFTRIAGSDPVMWHDIFLANREAVLRTLDTFRSDLDALRDAVDAGDGHQLLGVFTRARVAREHFSKILARRAYVDAMNSNDLIFLAQPGGRLTGRIRVPGDKSISHRSIMLGSLAEGVTEVEGFLEGEDALATLQAFRDMGVVIEGPHHGRVTIHGVGLHGLKPAPGPIYLGNSGTSMRLLSGLLAAQNFDSTLTGDASLSKRPMNRVANPLREMGAVIETAAEGRPPMTIRGGNKLKGLTYTMPMASAQVKSCLLLAGLYAEGKTTVTEPAPTRDHTERMLRGFGYPVTVNGATASVESGHKLTATHIEVPGDISSSAFFLVAASIAEGSELVLEHVGINPTRTGVIDILRLMGADITLENQREVGGEPVADLRVRAAKLKGIEIPEALVPLAIDEFPVLFVAAACAEGRTVLRGAEELRVKESDRIQVMADGLLALGVKCEPTPDGLIIDGGQIGGGEVHGHGDHRIAMAFSVASLRASAPIRIHDCANVATSFPNFLALCAQVGIRVAQEAQS
- the cmk gene encoding (d)CMP kinase — translated: MISIAPVITIDGPSGSGKGTVAGMLAKRLGWNLLDSGALYRLLAFAAHNHGVDLTNEELLKKLAAHLDVQFIAATDGQLQRIILEGDEVSDVIRTESIGSGASQVAALPAVREALLQRQRAFQEAPGLVADGRDMGTVVFPDAPLKIFLTASAEERARRRYLQLKGKVDGVSLSSLLDEIRARDERDTQRAVAPLKPAADAIQLDSTELSIDQVLERIMSEIAIRDIAG
- the pheA gene encoding prephenate dehydratase, yielding MSEQELKALRLRIDALDEKVLELISERARCAQEVARVKMASLAEGEVPVFYRPEREAQVLKRVMERNQGPLGNEEMARLFREIMSSCLALEQPLKVAYLGPEGTFTQAAAMKHFGHAVISKPMAAIDEVFREVAAGAVNFGVVPVENSTEGAVNHTLDSFLEHDMVICGEVELRIHHHLLVGENTKTDSISRIYSHAQSLAQCRKWLDAHYPNVERVAVSSNAEAAKRVKGEWNSAAIAGDMAAGLYGLTRLAEKIEDRPDNSTRFLMIGSQEVPPTGDDKTSIIVSMSNKPGALHELLVPFHDNGIDLTRIETRPSRSGKWTYVFFIDFVGHHRDPLIKGVLEKISQEAVALKVLGSYPKAVL